One genomic window of Candidatus Kuenenia stuttgartiensis includes the following:
- a CDS encoding 2-hydroxyacyl-CoA dehydratase family protein, protein MSNDNLLPYLPDPGKFPADKIIGITSTIPIEIVFAAGYVPIDLNNIFICDIAPNKMIEDAELAGLPRNTCAWIKGMYSAVKKYSIRKIISVIQGDCSNNQALMEVFLSEGIKTIPFAYPHSKADTSFLRDQMESLAANLGVSYWRAEETKKRLDSVRSIVHEIDRLTWVENVVTGDENHLWTVSTSDFMGDFETFGELAGKFLKSVSGREPIKHAIRLGVVGIPPICEDLYHFLSSLGVQVVFNEIQRQFSMPYQSDTLVEQYSRYTYPYDIFSRLEDIQDAVRQRRIHGIIHYVQSFCHRHIQDKIIRKNIRLPILTLDCDRPGPLDGSMKTRIEAFIEMIKSCSIL, encoded by the coding sequence ATGTCTAACGACAATTTACTTCCTTATCTTCCCGATCCCGGGAAATTTCCAGCGGACAAAATCATAGGGATTACGTCCACCATCCCCATAGAGATCGTCTTTGCCGCAGGATATGTGCCTATCGATCTTAACAATATATTCATTTGCGATATTGCGCCAAATAAAATGATAGAGGATGCGGAGCTGGCTGGTTTGCCCAGAAACACATGCGCATGGATCAAGGGCATGTATTCCGCTGTGAAAAAATACTCAATCCGAAAGATTATCAGCGTGATTCAGGGTGATTGCAGTAATAATCAGGCGCTTATGGAGGTTTTTTTGTCGGAGGGCATAAAAACCATTCCTTTCGCTTATCCCCATAGTAAAGCGGATACATCCTTTCTGCGTGATCAAATGGAGTCGCTTGCCGCAAACCTGGGAGTTTCTTACTGGAGAGCGGAAGAAACAAAGAAGCGTCTGGATTCGGTGAGAAGCATAGTACACGAAATTGACCGGCTTACATGGGTGGAGAATGTTGTCACAGGCGATGAAAACCACCTGTGGACAGTATCGACGAGCGACTTCATGGGAGATTTTGAGACATTTGGGGAACTTGCAGGGAAATTTCTTAAATCGGTATCCGGACGGGAGCCAATCAAACATGCAATAAGGCTCGGAGTTGTCGGAATACCCCCCATTTGTGAAGATTTGTACCACTTTCTTTCCTCCCTTGGCGTACAGGTAGTATTTAACGAAATTCAGCGTCAGTTCAGTATGCCATACCAGTCAGATACCCTTGTGGAACAGTACAGCCGCTATACCTATCCATACGATATTTTTTCGCGTTTAGAGGATATTCAAGATGCGGTAAGGCAAAGAAGAATCCATGGCATCATTCATTATGTGCAAAGTTTTTGCCATAGGCATATTCAGGACAAGATTATTAGGAAAAATATACGACTGCCGATCCTTACCCTCGATTGCGATCGTCCAGGCCCATTGGATGGGTCAATGAAAACCCGTATTGAGGCATTTATTGAAATGATAAAAAGTTGTAGTATTCTTTAG
- the ftsH gene encoding ATP-dependent zinc metalloprotease FtsH: MFKDLKKMKFKRPKKFSIWHIIMAFGFLILIQMYLMNPGVRNISYSEFKKLLREDMILECHISHAAIQGKLKEYERGTNKYAIFITARIDDPELVSELEKMGVKYEGQYESPWLKTFFFSWIVPLLILFLIWRFVFKRFGPASSIMTFGKSRGRLYVQEDLNVTFDDVAGIDEAKEELQEIIEFLKTPEKFRAIGGKIPKGVLLVGAPGTGKTLLAKAVAGEAGVPFFNMSGSEFVEMFVGVGAARVRDLFNQADQKAPCIIFIDELDALGKARGQNPMGGHDEREQTLNQLLVEMDGFDSNKGVIIMGATNRPEILDSALLRPGRFDRQVVVDRPDLHGREAILKVHSADVKMEKEVDLHAVAAMTPGFVGADLANLINEAALLAARRNKKAAGMPEFEEAIDRLMAGLEKKKRLMNLKEKEIVAYHESGHALVACMIPNADPVRKISMIPRGIGALGYTLQKPTEDRYLMTRSELLDRIAILLGGRSAEKIIFNEISTGAQNDLKKATEIARMMIKEYGMSEKMGQVAFDQGDRQSLYGLSFEKEYSEETAREIDLEIKRIMDESSQRVETILLEKKMILQRMAKKLIEEEVIEGDDLKKFLEELNKPTGEKTPTEKE, encoded by the coding sequence ATGTTCAAAGACTTAAAAAAAATGAAGTTTAAAAGGCCGAAAAAGTTTTCTATTTGGCACATTATTATGGCTTTTGGGTTTCTCATACTTATCCAAATGTATTTAATGAACCCCGGGGTAAGGAATATCTCGTACAGCGAATTTAAGAAATTATTGCGCGAAGATATGATACTGGAATGTCATATATCCCATGCGGCTATTCAAGGCAAATTAAAGGAATATGAACGCGGCACTAACAAATACGCAATCTTTATTACGGCGCGGATAGATGACCCTGAACTGGTAAGCGAATTAGAAAAAATGGGGGTGAAATACGAAGGACAGTACGAAAGCCCCTGGTTGAAAACATTTTTCTTTTCATGGATAGTCCCCTTATTAATACTGTTTTTGATCTGGCGCTTTGTATTTAAAAGATTCGGGCCTGCCAGCAGCATCATGACTTTCGGCAAGAGCAGGGGACGCCTTTACGTCCAGGAAGACTTAAATGTTACATTTGACGATGTAGCAGGCATAGATGAGGCAAAAGAGGAATTGCAGGAAATTATAGAATTCCTGAAAACCCCTGAAAAATTTCGTGCCATAGGCGGCAAGATACCAAAAGGAGTACTGCTTGTCGGTGCTCCGGGAACAGGAAAGACCCTGTTGGCAAAAGCCGTGGCAGGGGAAGCTGGTGTCCCTTTTTTCAACATGAGCGGCTCTGAATTCGTAGAAATGTTTGTTGGCGTGGGCGCCGCAAGGGTGAGAGATTTGTTTAATCAGGCAGACCAAAAAGCGCCATGCATTATTTTTATTGACGAACTTGACGCCCTTGGCAAGGCCAGGGGGCAAAACCCCATGGGGGGGCATGACGAACGTGAGCAAACATTAAATCAGTTGCTGGTGGAAATGGATGGTTTTGATTCCAATAAAGGCGTAATTATCATGGGGGCTACAAATCGTCCTGAAATATTGGATTCAGCCCTTTTAAGGCCAGGCAGATTCGACCGGCAAGTGGTAGTTGACAGGCCGGATTTGCACGGACGCGAAGCAATACTCAAGGTACATTCCGCAGACGTAAAGATGGAAAAAGAAGTGGACTTACATGCTGTTGCCGCAATGACGCCGGGATTTGTCGGCGCAGACCTTGCAAACCTTATCAATGAAGCCGCATTGCTTGCCGCAAGAAGAAACAAGAAAGCCGCAGGCATGCCTGAATTTGAAGAGGCAATTGATAGGCTTATGGCAGGGTTAGAAAAGAAGAAGCGTCTTATGAACCTGAAAGAGAAGGAAATCGTCGCTTACCATGAATCCGGCCATGCCCTTGTAGCGTGCATGATTCCAAATGCTGACCCTGTCCGGAAAATATCGATGATCCCAAGGGGTATCGGCGCCCTTGGTTATACCTTGCAGAAACCTACGGAAGACCGCTATTTGATGACAAGGTCAGAACTTCTCGACAGAATAGCAATATTGCTGGGAGGCAGATCTGCGGAAAAGATTATTTTTAATGAAATATCAACCGGCGCCCAGAACGACCTGAAAAAAGCGACAGAAATCGCCCGAATGATGATTAAGGAATACGGCATGAGCGAAAAAATGGGACAGGTTGCTTTTGATCAAGGCGACAGGCAATCGCTTTACGGACTCTCCTTTGAAAAAGAATACAGCGAAGAAACGGCGCGGGAAATAGATTTAGAAATCAAAAGAATAATGGACGAATCGTCCCAGCGGGTCGAAACAATACTGCTTGAAAAAAAGATGATTTTGCAGAGAATGGCAAAAAAACTCATCGAAGAAGAGGTAATAGAAGGTGATGACCTGAAAAAATTCTTAGAAGAACTCAATAAACCTACCGGAGAAAAGACTCCAACGGAAAAAGAATAA
- a CDS encoding ABC transporter ATP-binding protein, with product MQDIIQLDSIYKIYEMGEIAFTALNNVSLSIKKGEFVSIMGASGSGKSTLMNILGCLDLPTKGRYFFEGVDVSRFSKNELAEIRNKKLGFVFQSFNLLGRTTVLENIELPLIYAKKLTKSSEHKIYETIRILGLEGLHKNYPSQLSGGQQQRVAIARAIINSPSLLLADEPTGNLDSATSKEVMNVLCKLNSEMNLTIVLVTHEEDIAGYTRRMIMLKDGKVLRDSETHPVLSVSSMTSM from the coding sequence ATGCAGGATATAATACAATTAGATTCCATTTATAAAATATACGAAATGGGGGAGATTGCCTTTACGGCTTTAAACAATGTTTCTCTCTCCATTAAAAAGGGAGAGTTTGTTTCCATTATGGGGGCTTCTGGTTCTGGAAAATCCACATTAATGAATATACTCGGATGTCTGGACCTCCCTACGAAAGGGAGATACTTTTTTGAAGGGGTAGATGTTTCACGTTTTTCAAAGAATGAACTGGCGGAGATCCGGAACAAAAAACTCGGTTTTGTATTTCAGAGTTTCAACCTTCTTGGAAGAACAACTGTCTTGGAAAATATAGAACTCCCGCTTATTTACGCGAAAAAACTAACGAAAAGCTCCGAACATAAAATCTACGAAACAATCCGGATACTGGGCCTTGAAGGACTCCATAAAAATTATCCCAGCCAGCTTTCCGGCGGCCAGCAGCAACGTGTCGCGATTGCAAGGGCAATTATCAACAGCCCTTCCCTGCTTCTCGCGGATGAGCCTACCGGCAATCTTGATAGCGCTACCAGCAAAGAGGTAATGAACGTCCTTTGCAAACTGAACAGTGAAATGAATCTTACCATTGTACTCGTAACACATGAAGAAGATATCGCAGGATACACACGCAGAATGATAATGCTGAAAGACGGCAAGGTATTGAGAGATTCAGAGACGCACCCTGTCTTGTCCGTTTCGTCCATGACCTCTATGTAA
- a CDS encoding efflux RND transporter periplasmic adaptor subunit, whose protein sequence is MKKYIYIGIPCVLVIIVTVIYLLKKEETVRFETAKIVKGDIQKYVVATGTINPVRTVIIGSQVSGLISKLYADFNSEVKTGQIVAQIDPTPFEHQVRKAEAALATALAKLKRSNAVLRNSKRKYHRAKKLFSTQVISIDEFDESRTVYETSLADAELAKAEIMQAEASLAIAKTDLGYTVIVSPLDGIVISREVDVGQTVASSFQTPTLFTIAKDLVSMQVNTNVDEADIGMVEVGQSARFNVDAFPEDVFDGKVTEIRMSPVIFQNVVTYDTIVSIDNSSLKLKPGMTANTSILVAEAKNVLSIPNTALRFTPSKTIRDKTGKPEGGEYDGEKYSPLWILKHGKPVMVMIKTGISDYDFTEIVGGEVKEGDEVVVAEITDKSAAKSSQQIPWTRMGGGRR, encoded by the coding sequence ATGAAAAAGTACATTTATATTGGCATACCATGCGTATTGGTAATCATAGTAACCGTAATTTACCTGCTTAAAAAAGAAGAAACCGTCAGGTTTGAGACGGCTAAAATTGTTAAGGGCGATATTCAGAAATATGTGGTTGCCACAGGCACAATAAATCCTGTAAGAACAGTGATCATCGGCAGTCAGGTCTCAGGCCTTATTTCAAAGCTGTACGCAGATTTTAATTCCGAGGTGAAAACGGGTCAGATCGTGGCGCAGATAGACCCAACGCCCTTCGAGCATCAGGTACGGAAGGCGGAAGCAGCCCTTGCAACAGCGCTTGCAAAACTAAAAAGATCGAATGCTGTCTTAAGAAACAGCAAGAGGAAATATCATCGCGCGAAAAAATTATTCTCAACACAGGTCATTTCCATTGATGAATTTGATGAGTCCCGAACCGTTTACGAGACAAGCCTTGCAGACGCTGAACTTGCGAAAGCTGAAATAATGCAGGCAGAGGCGTCCCTTGCAATAGCAAAAACCGATCTGGGGTACACGGTAATTGTTTCTCCTCTTGACGGCATAGTGATTTCAAGGGAAGTGGACGTTGGCCAGACGGTGGCCTCCAGTTTTCAGACGCCCACATTATTTACAATAGCCAAAGACCTTGTCAGTATGCAGGTGAATACAAACGTTGATGAGGCGGATATCGGCATGGTTGAAGTGGGGCAAAGTGCAAGATTTAATGTTGACGCCTTCCCTGAAGACGTTTTTGATGGCAAGGTAACAGAAATTCGTATGTCGCCGGTTATTTTTCAAAACGTCGTAACCTACGATACCATTGTCAGCATAGACAACTCTTCCCTAAAACTCAAGCCGGGAATGACTGCAAATACTTCCATTTTAGTGGCAGAAGCAAAAAACGTATTAAGCATCCCAAATACCGCGTTACGTTTCACTCCATCAAAAACCATAAGAGATAAAACCGGTAAACCGGAAGGAGGCGAATATGATGGAGAGAAATATTCCCCTCTCTGGATACTGAAACACGGAAAACCGGTAATGGTGATGATAAAAACCGGAATAAGCGATTACGATTTTACGGAGATTGTTGGGGGAGAAGTAAAAGAAGGGGATGAAGTTGTCGTTGCGGAGATAACCGATAAATCCGCCGCGAAAAGTTCCCAACAGATTCCCTGGACCAGAATGGGGGGAGGCCGGCGCTAG
- the recG gene encoding ATP-dependent DNA helicase RecG, whose protein sequence is MSHSLLQPVQYLNGIGPKRSKIIGRLGIQTVHDLLYYFPRDYNDFSKIQKIAEAKTGDSITIQGTINGIQNRVARMGKTILEVFVSDETGVIAATWFNQPFLVNKFRIGDRLFLHGKVNSYKYLQLLSPEYEIISDRQAGGSGWGIIPVYPLTEHISQSQLRKIIHAAIQEYVDLLEDALPLPLIKKYNFLPVADAIRHIHSPPSMELLNRAKNRLVYEELFCLEMAMALRRYRIKGETRIPFKAGANVDAHIRNIIPFTLTKAQERVIYEIREDMKSDKPMNRLLQGDVGSGKTVVALYAALIAVANGYQATFMAPTELLAQQHFRTLQKFLSGSQVRVCLLTGSGNATHKKNVIAQVSDGGIDLIVGTHAIIEESVSFKKLGLVVIDEQHKFGVLQRLKLRKKGASPDVLIMTATPIPRTLSLTLFGDMDISMLDEMPPGRIPVKTFWVSKNKEKAAYDFIRGEISKGKQVFVVYPLVEHSEKLDLKSAITEAERLRNEIFPECKVGLLHGKMKSAEKEQAMADFKERRYDILVSTIIIEVGIDVPNATIMVIEHAERFGLAQLHQLRGRIGRGGKQSYCLLFGTPKTALSRDRLRTMVNTSDGFKIAEMDFRLRGPGEFFGTRQHGLPELKISNIFHDFSLLQKARKDAFEIVCRDPSLSAEEHQKIKTKVVEMFKDRLDYLL, encoded by the coding sequence TTGAGTCACTCATTACTCCAACCAGTCCAATATCTTAACGGCATAGGGCCTAAACGAAGCAAAATTATCGGACGATTAGGCATACAAACGGTCCATGATTTACTCTATTACTTCCCCCGCGACTACAATGATTTTTCTAAAATACAGAAGATTGCTGAAGCGAAGACAGGCGACAGCATTACCATTCAAGGCACTATTAACGGCATACAAAACAGGGTTGCCCGAATGGGGAAGACCATTCTGGAAGTTTTCGTGAGCGATGAAACAGGCGTAATAGCCGCCACATGGTTTAATCAACCGTTTCTGGTAAATAAATTTCGCATCGGAGATCGCCTGTTTTTGCACGGAAAGGTCAATTCGTATAAATATCTCCAATTGCTCAGTCCGGAATATGAGATTATTAGCGATAGGCAGGCAGGCGGGAGTGGATGGGGTATTATTCCCGTTTACCCTCTTACCGAACACATAAGCCAGTCCCAATTACGAAAAATTATCCACGCTGCAATACAGGAATATGTGGATTTGCTTGAGGACGCCTTGCCTCTGCCCCTCATAAAAAAATACAATTTTCTTCCCGTAGCGGACGCTATAAGACATATTCATTCCCCTCCTTCAATGGAGCTTTTAAACCGCGCCAAAAACCGGCTGGTTTATGAGGAACTGTTTTGCCTTGAGATGGCAATGGCACTCAGGCGTTACCGTATTAAAGGAGAGACTAGAATCCCCTTTAAAGCAGGGGCGAATGTGGACGCCCACATTCGGAATATTATCCCCTTTACCCTCACGAAAGCGCAGGAAAGGGTAATTTATGAAATCAGGGAAGATATGAAAAGTGACAAGCCCATGAACAGATTGCTTCAGGGGGATGTTGGTTCCGGTAAAACGGTGGTTGCTTTATATGCAGCCTTAATTGCGGTAGCAAACGGATATCAGGCGACCTTTATGGCACCCACGGAACTACTGGCACAACAGCATTTTCGCACGCTGCAAAAATTCTTATCAGGATCGCAGGTCAGGGTCTGTTTATTAACCGGCAGCGGCAATGCAACACATAAAAAAAATGTCATTGCCCAGGTGAGCGATGGCGGGATAGATTTAATTGTCGGGACGCATGCAATCATAGAAGAATCCGTCTCGTTTAAAAAACTGGGACTGGTGGTGATCGACGAGCAGCACAAATTTGGCGTTTTGCAGCGCCTTAAACTGCGGAAAAAGGGAGCAAGCCCTGATGTGCTTATTATGACGGCGACGCCAATCCCCCGTACGTTGTCGCTTACGCTGTTTGGCGATATGGATATTTCAATGCTGGACGAAATGCCTCCGGGCCGTATTCCGGTAAAGACATTTTGGGTTTCAAAAAATAAAGAAAAAGCCGCTTACGATTTCATCCGGGGTGAAATATCAAAAGGAAAGCAGGTATTTGTCGTCTATCCACTTGTGGAACACTCGGAAAAACTGGATTTAAAATCAGCCATCACTGAAGCAGAGAGGCTGCGGAACGAAATATTTCCCGAATGCAAAGTAGGACTACTTCACGGCAAGATGAAATCTGCGGAAAAAGAGCAGGCAATGGCCGATTTCAAAGAAAGGCGGTATGATATTTTAGTTTCCACGATAATTATTGAGGTGGGCATTGACGTCCCTAATGCCACTATAATGGTTATTGAACATGCGGAACGGTTCGGCCTGGCGCAATTGCATCAATTGCGCGGAAGAATAGGAAGAGGCGGTAAACAATCATATTGCCTGCTTTTTGGTACGCCAAAAACAGCCCTGTCGCGTGACCGGCTTAGAACAATGGTAAATACGTCTGACGGGTTTAAAATAGCGGAAATGGATTTCAGGCTGAGAGGCCCCGGAGAGTTTTTTGGCACGCGGCAGCATGGTTTGCCGGAATTAAAGATAAGCAATATCTTTCATGATTTCTCCCTACTACAAAAAGCCCGGAAAGATGCGTTTGAAATTGTTTGCCGTGACCCTTCTCTTTCTGCGGAAGAACATCAAAAAATAAAGACGAAGGTCGTGGAAATGTTTAAAGACCGGTTAGATTATTTACTTTAG
- a CDS encoding 4a-hydroxytetrahydrobiopterin dehydratase produces MSELASKKCVPCQVGVLPLKGSALKELQKHLRGWDVIEEHHLYKTFKFPDFKTALTFTNKVGEIAEEQGHHPQICLTWGKVEIKVYTHKIQGLTESDFILAAKIDAIG; encoded by the coding sequence ATGTCAGAACTCGCATCAAAAAAGTGTGTACCCTGTCAGGTAGGGGTGCTGCCTTTAAAGGGCAGCGCACTTAAGGAATTGCAGAAACACCTGCGTGGGTGGGACGTTATTGAAGAGCATCATTTATACAAGACGTTTAAATTTCCTGATTTCAAAACTGCGCTTACCTTTACAAACAAAGTGGGGGAAATTGCTGAAGAACAGGGGCATCATCCCCAAATATGCCTGACGTGGGGGAAGGTGGAAATCAAGGTTTATACACATAAGATACAGGGACTTACTGAAAGCGATTTTATCCTTGCCGCAAAGATAGATGCCATAGGATAA
- a CDS encoding DUF86 domain-containing protein → MCSKEDIVRMHHILDAAKEAVSFAQGQARKSLDKNRMLVLSLVKDVEIIGEAAANVSKDCRERFSHIPWKSIINMRNRLIHAYFDINLDIVWQTVTKDLPSLIIKLEEIPFLKNNP, encoded by the coding sequence ATGTGCAGTAAAGAAGATATTGTACGGATGCATCATATACTCGATGCCGCGAAAGAGGCCGTTTCTTTTGCTCAAGGGCAGGCCAGAAAGTCACTCGACAAAAACCGTATGCTGGTGCTTTCCCTGGTTAAGGATGTTGAGATTATAGGAGAGGCTGCCGCTAATGTTTCAAAGGATTGTCGTGAGAGGTTTTCTCATATCCCATGGAAAAGCATAATTAACATGAGAAACCGGCTGATTCACGCCTATTTTGATATAAATCTGGATATTGTCTGGCAGACGGTTACTAAAGACCTTCCGTCTCTCATAATCAAACTTGAAGAAATACCTTTCCTTAAAAACAATCCATGA
- a CDS encoding nucleotidyltransferase family protein: MERKNHIVLPKDKIAEFCKRHHIRKLSLFGSCLHGDFGPESDIDLLVEFEPEHIPGLITLSGMEIELSEIIGRNVDLRTPEDLSRYFRKEVVESAEVQYVQ; this comes from the coding sequence ATGGAAAGAAAAAACCATATAGTACTGCCAAAAGACAAGATCGCCGAATTCTGTAAGCGGCATCATATACGCAAGCTGTCTTTGTTCGGTTCCTGCCTGCATGGCGATTTTGGACCAGAAAGCGATATAGACCTTCTCGTTGAGTTTGAGCCGGAGCATATTCCGGGTCTCATAACCTTATCTGGCATGGAGATCGAATTAAGCGAAATCATCGGGCGCAACGTGGACTTGCGGACACCGGAAGATTTAAGCCGCTATTTCCGCAAGGAGGTAGTCGAGTCGGCAGAGGTGCAATATGTGCAGTAA
- a CDS encoding AAA family ATPase, with amino-acid sequence MRLKTVRIHNYKCIDDSEEFSLAPITCLVGKNESGKSAVLQALYKLKPVERDQADFDDLEEYPRKGLTDYEVIKDEKPANVLTTVWELDQRDEKVLQDTFGVNPIRSKLVTVTKGYGNKLCWNTEVDEAKVVKHYLKQLRSEKGEITEGTKVLSVADIITQLENIKTPSAEQAEVLAKIKKNIPNGELSQVVNNALATRLPTFLYFADYQKMAGRVSFNALSQNISSKKLLFSEKIFLALLDLAGTTPKEIQELGKLEHLIAKLEGVSNKLTREIFEYWSQNEYLRVNFRFENALAEDPPPFNSGYVFMTRIENTRHQVSVSFEDRSTGFVWFFSFLAWFSQVRKTYGTNLFLLLDEPGLSLHAKAQGDLLRYINEKLKPHFQVIYSTHSPFMVDPDNIMGVRTVEDVVKNKQPLGTKIGDKVLSTDSDTLFPLQAALGYEITQTLFIGKHTLLVEGPSDLLYLKWFSQELKSQCKEGLDSKWVIAPAGGIDKIGSFITLFGCNKLHIAVFTDFHDGDKKKIRTLRDSEILKKGHVFSAEMFANQDEADIEDMFGRSTYITLVNECYSLKGSQQLSDKKPSKAPKRVVAEVEEHFRTLSIDISEFDHFGPASFLVENSGMIKKNLPHLEEALDRFDKLFKELNLLLKDAEE; translated from the coding sequence ATGAGACTCAAAACCGTAAGAATTCATAATTACAAGTGCATTGACGATTCAGAAGAATTTTCACTAGCGCCTATTACTTGTCTAGTCGGGAAAAATGAGTCTGGAAAGAGTGCAGTCTTGCAGGCTCTCTACAAACTTAAGCCAGTGGAACGCGATCAAGCTGACTTCGATGACCTTGAGGAGTATCCAAGGAAGGGTTTAACAGATTACGAGGTAATCAAGGATGAGAAACCAGCTAATGTACTCACGACTGTATGGGAACTCGACCAAAGAGACGAAAAGGTCTTGCAGGATACATTCGGGGTGAACCCGATCAGGAGTAAGCTGGTCACAGTAACCAAAGGCTATGGAAACAAACTCTGTTGGAATACTGAGGTTGACGAAGCGAAAGTTGTAAAGCATTATCTCAAGCAACTTCGTTCCGAGAAGGGAGAGATTACAGAAGGGACCAAGGTTCTCTCTGTTGCAGATATAATCACACAACTTGAGAACATCAAGACACCCTCAGCAGAACAGGCAGAGGTTCTTGCTAAGATTAAGAAGAATATCCCAAATGGGGAACTAAGCCAAGTGGTCAATAATGCATTGGCTACACGGCTTCCAACTTTTCTCTATTTCGCTGACTACCAGAAAATGGCTGGGCGAGTTTCCTTCAATGCGCTAAGCCAGAACATAAGTTCTAAGAAACTTTTATTCTCAGAGAAGATTTTCCTTGCCTTGCTTGATTTAGCCGGCACTACACCAAAAGAAATTCAAGAGTTAGGTAAACTTGAACATTTAATAGCAAAGCTTGAGGGTGTTTCCAATAAGCTGACCCGAGAGATATTTGAATATTGGAGTCAGAATGAATACTTAAGGGTCAACTTCCGCTTCGAAAATGCACTGGCAGAGGATCCGCCGCCGTTCAATAGTGGATATGTCTTTATGACTCGTATAGAGAACACCCGACATCAAGTATCTGTAAGCTTCGAAGACCGCAGCACAGGCTTCGTTTGGTTCTTTTCTTTCTTGGCGTGGTTCTCACAAGTACGGAAGACCTATGGTACGAATCTCTTTCTACTTCTGGACGAACCCGGTCTCAGCTTGCACGCCAAAGCACAGGGAGATTTGCTCAGATACATAAACGAAAAGCTAAAACCGCACTTTCAAGTTATCTACAGTACCCATTCCCCTTTTATGGTGGATCCCGACAACATCATGGGTGTCAGGACGGTTGAAGATGTCGTAAAGAATAAGCAACCATTAGGAACTAAGATAGGCGACAAAGTTCTAAGCACGGATTCCGACACTCTGTTCCCATTACAAGCAGCCCTTGGTTATGAGATCACTCAGACTCTATTCATCGGGAAGCACACGTTGCTTGTCGAGGGACCGTCCGACCTGCTATACCTCAAGTGGTTCTCTCAGGAACTCAAATCACAATGCAAAGAAGGCTTGGATTCAAAATGGGTCATTGCTCCGGCCGGAGGAATAGACAAGATAGGCAGCTTTATTACTCTTTTCGGCTGCAACAAACTTCACATTGCCGTTTTTACAGATTTTCACGATGGTGACAAGAAGAAAATCCGCACTCTCCGAGATTCCGAGATACTTAAGAAAGGGCACGTCTTCAGTGCCGAGATGTTTGCTAACCAAGATGAAGCTGATATTGAAGATATGTTTGGTCGTTCAACGTATATAACTTTAGTGAATGAATGTTACAGCCTGAAAGGATCTCAACAGCTGTCTGACAAGAAGCCCTCAAAAGCACCAAAGCGGGTTGTTGCAGAGGTTGAGGAACATTTCAGAACGCTTTCAATAGATATTTCTGAATTCGACCACTTTGGACCAGCATCATTCTTAGTAGAAAACTCGGGCATGATAAAAAAGAACCTTCCGCATCTTGAGGAAGCTCTAGATCGATTTGACAAACTGTTCAAAGAATTGAATCTCCTTTTAAAGGACGCAGAAGAATAA
- a CDS encoding DUF86 domain-containing protein — MFDNDLVLSILHQIDEALGKIKSRSEQIHSADDFTDSPAGMEKLDGICMLFISIGEALKNIDKITGGSLLSKYSETDWKGAMGFRDIIAHHYFDIDAEEVFWICAHEVSPLSITIKRMIEDLR, encoded by the coding sequence ATGTTTGATAATGACCTTGTTCTGTCAATACTCCATCAGATTGATGAAGCCCTTGGAAAAATCAAAAGTCGTTCGGAACAAATTCATAGCGCAGACGATTTTACCGATTCGCCGGCCGGTATGGAAAAGCTGGATGGTATCTGCATGCTGTTCATCTCCATCGGAGAAGCCTTGAAAAATATAGACAAAATAACAGGCGGCAGCCTTCTTTCGAAATACTCTGAAACCGACTGGAAAGGCGCCATGGGTTTCCGGGATATTATCGCACATCACTATTTTGATATTGATGCGGAAGAGGTATTTTGGATATGTGCACATGAAGTGTCACCATTATCCATTACTATTAAAAGGATGATAGAAGATTTACGGTAA
- a CDS encoding nucleotidyltransferase family protein, producing MGRDDILAILRDFKQNFADKYGILEIGIFGSIARDEAREDSDVDVCIKTKTPNPFAMVHIKEEIESRVRKQVDIVRMREKMNPFLKERIEKEGVYV from the coding sequence ATGGGAAGAGATGATATACTAGCCATTTTGCGCGACTTCAAACAGAACTTTGCGGATAAATACGGCATACTTGAAATCGGAATCTTCGGTTCGATTGCTCGGGATGAAGCGAGGGAGGACAGTGATGTTGACGTCTGTATAAAAACAAAGACTCCCAACCCGTTTGCAATGGTGCACATAAAGGAAGAGATTGAAAGCCGGGTGCGGAAACAGGTTGATATTGTCAGGATGCGGGAAAAGATGAACCCTTTTCTTAAAGAACGCATAGAGAAAGAGGGCGTCTATGTTTGA